Genomic DNA from Fibrobacter sp. UWP2:
GCGGTCGCCACGGAAGTTGAAGAACACTACGGAGTCGCCGTCGTTGATGGTACCGACCGGCTGGCCGTCCTTGGCAATCACGAACGGCGGGAGATCCTGGTCAATAGCCTTGGTTTCGCCACGGAGGGTTTCGATAGCCTGGGTGGCGTTGTCGAAGTAGCGGCCTTCGCCGAGCACGTGGGTCTTCCAGCCCAGTTCCACCATCTTCCAGTTAGCATTGTAACGGTCCATGGTAATCTGCATACGGCCACCGCCGCTAGCAATGCAAACGTCGAATTCCGGGCTGCGGAGTTCGTCGAGGAACTTTTCGAACGGGCCAACGTAATCGAGAGCGGAAGTTTCCGGCACGTCACGACCGTCGAGGAGGATGTGCACGCGGACCTTCTTGAGCCCCTCCTTCTTGGCCTGGGCGACCATGGCCTTCAGGTGAGAAATGTTGGAGTGGACGTTACCGTCGCTGAAGAGGCCGATGAAGTGAAGCACGGAACCGTGGTCACGCACGTTGGAGGCGATTTCCTTCCAGGCGTCGCGGCCGAAGATGTCGCCGGAGACGATTGCGTCCTGCACGAGGGCTGCACCCTGGTTATAGACCTGGCCCGCACCGATGGCGTTGTGGCCCACTTCGGAGTTGCCCATGTCTTCGTTGGTCGGCATACCCACGGCGCGGCCGTGAGCCTTCAAAAGCACGTTCGGGTACATCTTGAAGAGGTTGTCGAGAGTCGGGGTGCGGGCAGCCTTGATGGCGTTGCCTTCGACCTTATCGGTGATGCCAAAACCGTCCATCACGATGGTGACGACGGGTCCCTTGATGCCGGGGAAATTGGAAAGCTTCTTGAGCATGATTTACTCCGTTGAAAAATTTACGGGGTAAATATAAAAAATTGCCCTCCAACAAAAAAGAAACCCCCACGGAGGGAGCTTCTTTAAAAGGCTTGGAATCTAGATTACTTGTAGTAGGTGATTTTGATGGAACCCTTGGAGCCGCCTTCCGTCATCGGCTTGCCAGCCATGAACGGGTATTGCTTACCATCGGCGGTCGTCACAATCACCCAGGTACCATTGGCGAGCTCGTCCTTGAACTGGCGGACAGATGCCTTGAAGTCTTCGAGGCAGAGCGGGACCTTGTCCGGGAGGAGACCGTTGGTCTGGGAGTAGTTGTCCTCAAAGAGGGTGACGCCTGCAGCAGGTGTTGCATAGGCTACGCCGTCTTCGAACGAGATGGTGATGTGCGGATTGTCGGCGAGGCCCGTCTCAAAGTTGAGAGCGTGCTGATCGCTGCCGAGGCTTGTAGAAAGCGTGATTTCGTGTGCGGTGACTTCGGTGCAAACAGCGGGTTCAGTGCTAGAAGAAGACGGCGGGAGGTCGGCTTCGCACTGGTTCTGTTCGCGAACAAAGGAACCGGAAGTGATTTCTTCGGGATCGTCGCCAAAGACGCTGGTGTAGATGACCGTTTTGACGTTGGGTTCCTGAGTGCTGCTGTAAACAACAATCTGCAGGTGGAAGTTGCCGCAACCGTTCAGCTCGGCGGTTTCGAAGGTCTTGCCGCTAAGCGGGATCAACTCGGTGGGGAATACAACGCCGTCGAGAGGGACGGTGACGCTCTGGTTGATGGTCTTGTCGTCGACCACAAAGAAGCGGACGCTGTCGATCTTGGTTACAGCTTCGGGAGAGAACGACGGGTCGAGGGTGATGCCTTCCATGTTGAGCTGGATAATGCCGCTAATCGAGACGGTGCTCGACTTGGGGAGGGCGCTGATAGACAGCGACGTGCCCACGCTCGAGAACATAATCGGGTTGATTGCAGACTGTTCCGGGAGGACCACCGGGTCACCCTGGGAAGGAACGGAGTTCGGCTGCGGATCGTCTGCGCTGCTGCTGGAATCGCCGCCACAGGCGATAAGACCAAAAGTGGATGCGAAAACGGCAGAGCCAAGGAGAATCTTTTTGAAATTCATAAGTTTTACCTCTCTAATCTTTGCTCTTGAAAATACACAAAAAAGGGGCGGAGTGCAAACTAAAAAGAGTAAAAAAAAGCTACAAAATGGCTGAAAAACGAAAAATAGTGCGAAAAAACACTTAAACCAGCCTTTCGTAAAGGCGGGTGAAGCGGCGGGCGTTCCTGCTGTTGCGGACGGCTTGTCCAAACGCCCCCGGGGCGCTTAGCACCCACACGTGCCCCTTGGCCCTGGTGACTGCCGTGTAGACGAGGTTCCTCTGCAGCATCACGTAGTGGCTGGCGTCCAAAATGACGACCACAGCGGGGTACTCGCTGCCCTGGCTCTTGTGGATGGTGCTCGCGTAGGCAAGCGTCAGTTCGTCCACTTCGTCGCCCTCGTACTCCACGGTCTTGTCGTCGTAAAAGACTGTGATTTTCTCGGAGTCCTTTGCGACCTTGAAAATGATGCCCACGTCGCCGTTGAACACGTTTTTCTCGTAGTTGTTGCGGACCTGCATCACGCGGTCGCCGTCGCTCCACGGGATGCCTCTCAGCTTGTGGCGCGCCTTGCCCGGATTCAAGAGCTCTTGCAGGTAGTGGTTCAGTTCAAAGGTGCCGAGCGGCCCCTTGCGCATGGGCGTGAGGATTTGCAGGTCGGCCTTGGGGTCGATCTGGATCTTGCTCCTGATGCCTGTGGCGAGGAGCCCGCGCAAAATTTCCTTGGCCTGTTCCGGCTCGTCGTAGGGCATAAAATGGAAGTTCGGGCCGTCAATGGGCGAGGGTGCAATACCCTGGTTGATTTTGGCGGCCTTGTCGGCGATGTCGTTCCCGCCCGATAGCCTAAAGATGTGCTGCAGGCGCGTCGTCGGCATTTGGGGGCAGCGGATGAGGTCGTTGAGCACGTTGCCGGGGCCCACGCTCGGGAGCTGGTCGGCGTCGCCCACGAGCACGATGCGCGTGCGGTAGGGAGTCGCGGCGAGGAGGGCGGCGCAAAGCCAGGTGTCCACCATGCTGAACTCGTCCACGATCAGGAGGTCGCAGGGGAGCTGGTTGTCGGCGTTCCT
This window encodes:
- the gpmI gene encoding 2,3-bisphosphoglycerate-independent phosphoglycerate mutase — encoded protein: MLKKLSNFPGIKGPVVTIVMDGFGITDKVEGNAIKAARTPTLDNLFKMYPNVLLKAHGRAVGMPTNEDMGNSEVGHNAIGAGQVYNQGAALVQDAIVSGDIFGRDAWKEIASNVRDHGSVLHFIGLFSDGNVHSNISHLKAMVAQAKKEGLKKVRVHILLDGRDVPETSALDYVGPFEKFLDELRSPEFDVCIASGGGRMQITMDRYNANWKMVELGWKTHVLGEGRYFDNATQAIETLRGETKAIDQDLPPFVIAKDGQPVGTINDGDSVVFFNFRGDRAIEITRAFEEESFSEFDRVRFPKVCYAGMLQYDGDLKLPNRFLVPPPAIKETSGEWLAETGVKQFACSETQKYGHVTYFWNGNRSSKFDGETYLEIESDVVPFEQRPWMKAAEITDAMIEALKSGKYQTLRCNFPNGDMVGHTGSFRAATMAIEAVDIGLARLLPVIDALGGVAIITADHGNADEMYEIDKKTGMPKVNKDGTFKAKTSHTLNKVPCILYDNVTGGKLGLKEGDWGLSNIAATTANLLGLEKHEAWDDSMLIIK